The genomic window CCAAGACGCCGTGCGAGCACTTGGACAGATTGGGGATCCCCGGGCCATTCCTTTATTGCTATCGTCCCTTGCCCTCGAAACGCCATCACTCAAATTGCCGTCGATTGAAGCACTTGGCCAGCTCAGATCCACCGAAGCCATTCCCATGTTAATCGCCTTGGTCAACTCGCTACCCAAGGAAGCCTACGAAGACCGCATGGAAGGATGCACCGACCCTCAATATAAAAAAGATCTCCCTCCCTTGGAAGCCGCCATCAGGGCCCTGGGGAAAATTCGCGACCCACAGGCTGTTCCAGCCCTTATCCAGGCGCTGCAGAGTACGCTCTTGCGGACGGAAGCTGCTGAGGCCCTCACGCAGTTTGGCCAGACAGCCGTGAATCCATTGCTAAAGCTCTTAAAAACGACCAAGAATGACAATCTCCGTCGTCATGTGTTGGAATCCCTTTCTCACCTTGGCTGGAGGCCGGGACAGATACGTATCTAGCGGAAAGACCTGACGATGCCGAAAGAAACATTCGAGACCATCATTTCTGAACTGGATCATGAGGAAGATTGGCGCCGAATGCGGGCCACCTCCACCTGCATGAAAGGTGGGCCCAAGGCCGTCGAAGCCATCATTCAAGCCATGGCAACGGGCTCTTCTCACTACAAGGTGGAAGCGGCAAAAATGTTAGCCCGCCTACGGGATCCCCGAGCCGGTCAGGCCCTTGCCCATGTCCTGAAGGATGAGGATGAACAGGTAAAACAGGCAGCTGTGGATGCCTTGGAGCATATGGCTGGCATTTTGGACGAAGCCACCGCCTCTGCACTCTTAGAATATTTACGTGACGATACGCTCCAGGAAAAAGTCACGGCCCTACTTGGTGTGATTCCCACCTCGATCGGCCCTCTGTCGGAACGGCTCAAAGATCCCGATCCGGCCATCCGTCTCCGGGCCGCAGAGATTCTCGCCCACCTCCTTGATCCTCGATCGGCAAATGCGTTTGTTGATGCCATGTCCGACCCCGATCTTCGTGACTTGGCCACCGATACGTTGCGGAAATTGGGTGCGATTCGTGACCGTGTCGATCAAACGATGAACGACCTCCGGGCTGTGGACGAATCCGAGTTAAAAGAAGGCGTCCGGCAGGAAGCGGTTATTCAACTGCATCGTATTGGACGACCAATCGTGGAAATTCTGATTGAATACCTGGAAGACGATGACTGGGTGGTTCGGGAAGCCGCCGCTGACACCCTTGGCAAAATTGGCGATATTCGCGCGGTGGAACCGCTGATGGTCCGGCTCCGGTCTGACAAAGACACAGGGGTGAAAGAACATGCGCTGAAATCCCTTGGGCTCATCGGCGACCCACGGCCGGTAGAATTATTCATTGAAGCCATTCCTATTCGCCCTCTTCGCATACTCGCTGTCGAAGCTCTGGAGAAAGTGAAAGATATCGAGGTCCTGAGGCCCCATATGGAATTATTTGCCCGATTGAAAAACGACCGGGATGGCTTAATTTCCTATAATTCCGGTGTCATCCTTGACAAACTCGAGGCTGCCACTGCACAAATGAACATGGCTGAAGAGACCTGGGCCGCAAAGGAATAAAGGAGTGATGACCCATGACGGAAGGTAACCACGTAGACCCCTTATTGTCGGCGCTTCGCGATGACAATGAAGCCCTTCGAAATCATGCCGCTTCTAGACTCGGGGAAGCCGGGTCAGAAGCAATCCCCAAGCTCATTAATATGTTTCTGGAAGACGATTGTGTGGTGCGTGAGGCAGCCACCAGTGCGTTGGTTCAAATTGGAGAACCGGCCGTGGATCCCCTGATCGAGGCGTTAAAAGATGATGAGGAATGGTCTGTCCGGGAACAGGCAGCGACCGCTCTCGGGAAACTCCGGGCAATGAAATCGGTGGAACCTTTAATACAAGCTCTCCGTCTTGATAAAGACGGAGGCGTGCGCACGGCCGCCATCTGGGCATTGGAACGCATTGGCCATCCTGATGCCGTTCCCGCCTTGGTGGATGCTTTGATGGACGCGACTCTTCGTGAGGATGCCGCAAGAGTCTTAAAAAAACTGGGGGATTCCCGCGCGACTGATGCTCTGGTTGAGGGCTTACAGGCCTCAAACTGGATTGTGCGCCGGCACGCGGCAGAGGCGTTAGGGAAAATTGGCGATCCTCGCGGTTTAGATCCTTTAATTCATGCTCTGGCCGATGAGGACTGGTTGGTCCGTCGTAATGCTGCAGAATCACTGGCTCGCTTCAAGGATAGTCGGGCCATCGACCCCTTGGTCCCCTTGCTCGAAGATGAAAATGAAATGGTTCGGGACACTGCCGAAGGTGCTCTGGCAAGCTTGGGATGGACACCGGATTCTTCACATTCATAGTTCATGGCAATCAATGCTCTTTTGACTTTTTTTTAACTCTTACTAAGGACACTGACACATTATGGCTAACGAAGCACCCGCAAAACTCATTTCAATCGGGCCCAAGAGTGGCACGAAAAAAGATGGGTTTAATCTTGTGACCGAAAACGTCACCGCGATCAATCTTGAGACAAAACAAATTGAGGTCGAACTCCTGGCATACGATGGAAAGACCGTTCTGATGGATGTCAGTGAAGAGGCTGCCGAAGACCTCCAAAAGATCAAAATCGGTGACGGGGCGACTCTTCGCGTCGTGGAAGAAGACGGCAAACGAATCGTCAAAAGCTTTCGCATCCGCTCGAAGGACCCCAATATTCAACGAGCCGATGCTGCGCTGCAGGATCTTACCGATACGCACTGGCTCAATCGCAAGCATGCCATTGAAGTGCTTGGCGAACTCCGGGTTGAAGCAGCCGTAAAACCATTGGTGGAAATGCTCAGTGATGAAGTCGGTGACGTCCGGCAGCGTGCCTATGAGGCCTTGATAAAAATAGGTGCACCCTGTGTCCCTGATGTCATACCTCTTTTGGTTTCTGAAGATGATGACCTTCGACAATCGGCAACCGAAATTCTTCGAAAGATTGGGAAACCCGCAGTGGAGCCTTTGGCACTGGCATTAGGCGAGGCTGATGAAAGACTTCAAAAACGCATAATGAAGGTGTTGGACCGCATGGGCTATAAACGCAAATAGGATACCCGGCAGGATACACCAAAAGCCGACCATCTATCGCACACAAGACCCAGAAGGCCATTGGGACGCGTCTTTATCCCTAATCCTTAATTTTGGTGGAGGTTTGCGAATTAAGGCTAGGCTTCGAGCAAGAGCCATGCCTTTCGATTCTTAGCTTTTTTGAGAAGGATGGGTTCCCACGGTTTTTCGACCCACCGAAAGATAGTAAAATCCCTGATCTTCCATGCGTTGCGGTTCATAGACATTGCGAAGATCAATGAAAATCCGTGACTTCACCGCGGCCCGAACCCGGTCAAAATCCAAATTTCTAAATTGGTTCCATTCCGTAACCAACAGCACGGCATCGGCCCCTTCTATTGTTTGATAGGCATCCTGACAGGGGACCATGGTTGGTAATAGCTTCATCGATACCTCCAAGGCCTCCGGATCGTAGGCCCGCACGCTCCCGCCCGCTTTCATGATCTGCTCTGCCAGGAATAAAGCTGGTGAATCCCGGATATCGTCCGTGTTAGGTTTAAAAGCCAATCCGAGTATGGCAATGGTTTTTCCGCGTAACTCCCCGACCGCTTCTCGAATTTTCTCCATCATCCGGACTCGCTGATCGTCATTCACTCGTTTGGTGGCCTTGGCTATGGTCATTTCATAGCCATTTTCATTTCCGATATTGATTAACGCGGCAGTATCTTTTCCAAAACACGACCCTCCATAACCCGGACCTGCATGCAGAAACTTCGACCCGATTCGTTTGTCTAATCCCATCCCCTTGGCCACCATCTGCACATCGGCTCCAACCCGTTCGCAGAGGTTGGCCATTTCATTAATAAATGAGATTTTTGTGGCCAAAAACACATTCGAGGCGTATTTGATCATTTCTGCGGTTGGAATATCGGTAATCACAATGGGCGTTTCAAGGATATACAAGGGACGGTATAAATCTTTCATAATCGCCACCGATTCCGGACTGTCGGCTCCAATTACCACACGATTGGGCCGCATGAAATCCTCAATTGCCGATCCTTCCCGAAGAAATTCAGGATTCGAGACCACGCCAAAACTACAGGCCGTTTCCTGATTCGCCTGAATAATCGATCGAATACGTTTGGCCGTTCCAACCGGCACGGTGGATTTGGTCACAACCACTTTATATCCTGTCATCCGGGTCCCCACATTTTTGGCCACTTCATCGATAAAAGACAGATCGGCAGACCCGTCCTCACGGGAAGGGGTTCCCACGGCAATAAAAATGACAAGGGCTTCATCGACGGCTTTATGTAAATCGGTGGTAAATCGAAGACGCCCGGCCGTCAGATTTTTGGTCACGAGTTCGGAAAGGCCTGGCTCAAAAAATGGCACCTTGCCTTTTTCTAAATCCGCAATTCGTTTGGCATCGGTGTCCATACACAGCACATTCAAGCCAAATTCCGCAAAACAAGCCCCTGTGACCAATCCAACGTACCCCGTTCCTATCACACTGACATACATGAAATTATCCCCCTTGATCTCAATATAATATATATTATCCCCATTTTACTCGGTTAAAACCTTATTGCACTTAAAAAAGAACGAAACAGTATACCCTATTCAATGTTGCTTGACAGCCTCCAGGGTGCCAACTAGAATCAGTTCAAAGTTTCCAATAGAGCGGGAATAGCTCAGTGGTAGAGCATCGCCTTGCCAAGGCGAGGGTCGGGGGTTCAAATCCCCTTTCCCGCTCCAATTCAAGCGGGTCCTTTCCGAATTAGAAGTACCTCTCTCCTTCGCCCTTTACTTGCCTGGCTGCTGCGGCTCAACCTTTATATTCATACCGTCTAGCGGCTCCCACAGACATTCCTCCTTGGTTGGCCCGGGAATTTTGACCAATATTTCTAAGTCCTCATTCAAATCTTTGAGAAAATCTTTCATTTGGCCGACTGTCATGGTTCGTGCCTTTCTAAAAAAATTGTTATTTCCTGCGCTGCCCTCTTAGAGCAATTCAATTCTTTTCTACTTCTACATTTAAAATAGTTAGGCTCTGACGGGTCAGATAGATGAAATTTTTCACTATTTGACGCATATTGGGAAGAATTTTTTTCTTCCCTTCAATGGGTCACCAAAATCACCCACCACGGCGTGGATTCTTCATGCATCCGTGAAAACTGCCGTGCCGTAAAACTGCTGGGGACGCCTTCCAACACTGCTCCACGTCGAATTTCCACGTACCTGAACCGGCAAGACATCTGCACATCTTCCTTTTTCGAACCCACAAAAGGCATAGGATCTCGCAGAGTGGCCACCCGGGATAGGTCTTTTCTCTCCCCGACAGCCATGGTGGACAACTCCTCATAGACCTTCCCGAAAATTTCCGGAAGGAGGGCTTTGGTAAAAACCTCATTTCTTGGGCGAAATCGATCATCGTCCAGCAACTGGCTGAGCATCTCCCAAAAAACCTCATTATCGATAGCCGAAAAAACGCTTACCCTGCTTCGTTCGGCCATGAATCCTAACAGCGCCAGGGGACCCAGAATGTCAAATTTCCAATCGGGGAAGGTTAATGTGCGCCCCTGGTGAGAGACCTCTAAAACGGGTTCACCTTCATAGCGACTCTGATGATAATTTCCCCGGCTGGATTGGAGATGAGCATGGATAATTTCAGGAGCCACTCGACTTGGTTCATATGCGAAGGTGGGATTGGCTGGAGCATGGCAGGTGCTGACCGTGTAACGGGGCAACCGCCCTTTGCTCTTCGCAAACGTTTCCAGGCCGATGCCTCCCCAAAATTTAAAGCGTAATTCCTCGGGCGGGTAATTCTGTAAATATCGCTCACGATCCGGATTTTTGTGATAGACGCCGCCCACCCGAGATCCCGGCATCAACCGATCAAACGCATGCAAGGTCAGAGAAGTACGTTGTGTCCGTAAATACGGGAGATAGTGATCTACCAATTCCTGCTCAAAGGACAAATCTCCAGCCCCGACATCTAATAGGGAGGGTGTGGCCGTGTGCCGTAACGCATCATAGGGATTTGAGACATTCCGAATTATTTCCTCCAATTGAGCCCCGGACAGCCCTTCCGGATCTTCCTTGCTTCCGCCATCGGCTAAGAGTCCCCATACCATGAGCGCACGCACTGCTTTGGAAGGGGGAAAGCCGGTTAATTCTTTGAGTACCTTGTTTCCCTCTTTGTTTCCAGTGGATTTGGAGAATTGTTGCAGGGCATCCCCTAATCGATCGCGAAGTGATGAATCAAGAGAGGACTGTTGTATATGTTGAAGTAGTGCGGGCAGCATGGTTTGAAAGGTTTCAGGAGCCATGCATTTCCTACTTGCCTCCCAGTGGTGTGGAAAGGATTCCCGACTGACCCTGATTGTCTCCCGAAATGCTGCCAACCCGATTTTTTGATCATCCATGACGTGTCATCCCTTATGGAAGTGTTGAAAAAGGCCAATTATTTGAATTTTTCAACCGCCCCCTTCTGACAGTCCCCTCATACAGTCCCCTCATCCGATTCTTCACGCACCTTAGCCGCTCTGAATATTCTGAAACAACCGAATGGCTTCCGAAATATTGCCCAAAAGAGAGAACTATGCTACACCTTGGCTCGTTATGATCACCCATTATTTCCCTCGTGCGAAACAACACTTCCTCTCCCTACTCCTGGGAATCATGGTGATGAGCGCTAACGCCGGATGTGCGACGTCACAAGCCAATCCGACGATATTTGCAGTCAATCACATTTACGGTGTCTCCCGGCAGCAGGTCACCACATTCGACGATCTGCTCCCTCAACTATTAGCCGCCGATGTGATTTATATCGGCGAAGAACATTATACCCCTTCACACCTTGAGGCAGCCCAGACAATCTTGAATGCCCTCCTGGCCCATGACCGGCACCCGGCGCTGGCCATGGAAATGTTTAGTTGGGATGGACAATCCGGGCTAAACCGGTACATCCAAGAATCCGAATTTACGACCGAACAACTGATAAAGGACTCACAATGGAACACGAATTGGGGTGGGGATTTTGCCGATTATCAACCATTGGTGACCTTTGCTAAATCGCATAAACTCAAAATTTTTGGCCTCAACCCACCACGCCCCCTTGTTCGCTTGGTCGCGACGAAGGGATTAACCGAAGCCTTGCAAGAGCCGGAAATGAAAAACTGGCCAATTCAAGAAATCGTGACCGATAATCCCGCATATGAGCAATTGATCTTTGAACAAATTGAAGCGTGCCATCCTGGCTTGCCAAAGCACGTGTATCGCCGAATCTTCGAAGCCTCCATCTTCCGGGATGAAGGCATGGCTCAGATTATCGCCAATTACCTCAGCACGCGATCCCGGACTGACGGACCGCTGGTGAGCTACACGGGCGGCGGTCATATTCAGTATAAAATCCCTGTCCCTAAGCGAGTTGAACGAAAGCATCCCGGCGTCAAATCCATTACCATTTATCTCGAGGCCTGGGATCCCTCCAAAGAACAGGAGGTTCGTTCGGAGATGCAAACCGGCATTGCCGATTTTCTCTGGCTTACCCCTTTGGGCCCCAAAGGCCTTCAGCCCCGTTGCGGCTAACAGTATGTAATCACCCAATTTCTTGAAAAATGAAGGAGAACCAAGCACATGGGCGACCCGATTATCATTGCACAACGAATCCCCTACGTCCTGGACATGGAACCGGGAACCTATTATTGGTGCCGATGTGGACGATCAAAAACCCAGCCGTTTTGTGATGGGTCCCACACCGGAACCGAATTCTCCCCAATCGAGGTGGAACTCAAAGAACCACAAAAGGTGGCTTGGTGCGGGTGCAAGCACAGCAAAAAATCCCCATTCTGCGACGGCACACATTCCAGACTGGAGTCGTAAAATACGGCCCTCGGCCCATTGAATTCAGCCAGACTTTTTAAACAATCGAGTTGGCCCTATTTTCCCCTGCATGTAGCCCATAATATCGAGGTCATCGCTTGCTACCCATACTCAATACTTCATTCCAAGTTTATGTATTATAAACTAGTATGAAAATTCTAATTATAATTTACTATTCAATGGCTTGCATCACGGAAATAAAATTTACTACAATCCCCAACGATTGTGGGTAGCTGTTCTTGTGATTGGAACGCTATCCCAAAAATAAAGTTGTGTAAGATATTTTCAATGTCCGAAAGTGAGGATTTTCGTATGAGGCGGATTACTAGCTTTCTGAGTGCTTTTCTTGTATTAGCCGCAAACCCAGTCTTTGCCAATGAACCAGGCGGAGGATATGAAGGGATTACGGCCATGTACTATGGAATGATCGGAGTTATCCTGGCTTATGGGGTCTATGACATTTTCTTCAAAAAGTCATAACGCCTCCCGCATTCCGTAACGCACCATTTAGAGAATTCCCCTTCTTACCCCTTCCCAATTCACGGGGA from Nitrospiraceae bacterium includes these protein-coding regions:
- a CDS encoding HEAT repeat domain-containing protein, whose translation is MPKETFETIISELDHEEDWRRMRATSTCMKGGPKAVEAIIQAMATGSSHYKVEAAKMLARLRDPRAGQALAHVLKDEDEQVKQAAVDALEHMAGILDEATASALLEYLRDDTLQEKVTALLGVIPTSIGPLSERLKDPDPAIRLRAAEILAHLLDPRSANAFVDAMSDPDLRDLATDTLRKLGAIRDRVDQTMNDLRAVDESELKEGVRQEAVIQLHRIGRPIVEILIEYLEDDDWVVREAAADTLGKIGDIRAVEPLMVRLRSDKDTGVKEHALKSLGLIGDPRPVELFIEAIPIRPLRILAVEALEKVKDIEVLRPHMELFARLKNDRDGLISYNSGVILDKLEAATAQMNMAEETWAAKE
- a CDS encoding HEAT repeat domain-containing protein, with the translated sequence MTEGNHVDPLLSALRDDNEALRNHAASRLGEAGSEAIPKLINMFLEDDCVVREAATSALVQIGEPAVDPLIEALKDDEEWSVREQAATALGKLRAMKSVEPLIQALRLDKDGGVRTAAIWALERIGHPDAVPALVDALMDATLREDAARVLKKLGDSRATDALVEGLQASNWIVRRHAAEALGKIGDPRGLDPLIHALADEDWLVRRNAAESLARFKDSRAIDPLVPLLEDENEMVRDTAEGALASLGWTPDSSHS
- a CDS encoding HEAT repeat domain-containing protein, which codes for MANEAPAKLISIGPKSGTKKDGFNLVTENVTAINLETKQIEVELLAYDGKTVLMDVSEEAAEDLQKIKIGDGATLRVVEEDGKRIVKSFRIRSKDPNIQRADAALQDLTDTHWLNRKHAIEVLGELRVEAAVKPLVEMLSDEVGDVRQRAYEALIKIGAPCVPDVIPLLVSEDDDLRQSATEILRKIGKPAVEPLALALGEADERLQKRIMKVLDRMGYKRK
- a CDS encoding UDP-glucose/GDP-mannose dehydrogenase family protein encodes the protein MYVSVIGTGYVGLVTGACFAEFGLNVLCMDTDAKRIADLEKGKVPFFEPGLSELVTKNLTAGRLRFTTDLHKAVDEALVIFIAVGTPSREDGSADLSFIDEVAKNVGTRMTGYKVVVTKSTVPVGTAKRIRSIIQANQETACSFGVVSNPEFLREGSAIEDFMRPNRVVIGADSPESVAIMKDLYRPLYILETPIVITDIPTAEMIKYASNVFLATKISFINEMANLCERVGADVQMVAKGMGLDKRIGSKFLHAGPGYGGSCFGKDTAALINIGNENGYEMTIAKATKRVNDDQRVRMMEKIREAVGELRGKTIAILGLAFKPNTDDIRDSPALFLAEQIMKAGGSVRAYDPEALEVSMKLLPTMVPCQDAYQTIEGADAVLLVTEWNQFRNLDFDRVRAAVKSRIFIDLRNVYEPQRMEDQGFYYLSVGRKTVGTHPSQKS
- a CDS encoding ChaN family lipoprotein, giving the protein MSANAGCATSQANPTIFAVNHIYGVSRQQVTTFDDLLPQLLAADVIYIGEEHYTPSHLEAAQTILNALLAHDRHPALAMEMFSWDGQSGLNRYIQESEFTTEQLIKDSQWNTNWGGDFADYQPLVTFAKSHKLKIFGLNPPRPLVRLVATKGLTEALQEPEMKNWPIQEIVTDNPAYEQLIFEQIEACHPGLPKHVYRRIFEASIFRDEGMAQIIANYLSTRSRTDGPLVSYTGGGHIQYKIPVPKRVERKHPGVKSITIYLEAWDPSKEQEVRSEMQTGIADFLWLTPLGPKGLQPRCG
- a CDS encoding CDGSH iron-sulfur domain-containing protein, yielding MGDPIIIAQRIPYVLDMEPGTYYWCRCGRSKTQPFCDGSHTGTEFSPIEVELKEPQKVAWCGCKHSKKSPFCDGTHSRLES